The window CTGCCACAACTCATTTAAAGGAGAATCCGGACGTGTGCTACCTGGAAATCCAGAAGTATTCCAGCTTTTAGATGCAATCGAAAAACTCGAGAAAACTGAAGAAAAAGAGTTTAAGATGGGATGTGCCAGTGACCCCATTCCAGAACTGGAAAAAAATAGTGGTGTTGGTCAAAGCGGAGTCAAAGTAATGGTTTTAGATGTTAATGGGCAGAAAACTGCTTACATTCTTATGGATGCCAACAACATGGTCATTGGATTCCGGGATGAAATATTAGATGCAGTACAAAAAACAGGAGTAGATTGTGCTGAAGTTATGACCACCGACACCCACTTTGTCAACACACTTTCCGGGGGCCATAATCCCCTGGGAACAAAAGAACGCGATCTGATCATCGAAAAAATAACAGAAAGTGTGCAAAATGCTTTAAATGACCTTGAACCAGTGATGGCTGGTGCTAAGATGATGAAAGTATCAAATATTAACACCCTTGGTCCCACCCACGCCACTGAACTGGTAACCACCATCAGCTCCATAGTTGCAGTGAGCAGGATCGTTGCCCCCCTGATTTTTGTGCTGGCACTGATCTTTGTCTTTATCTGGATATTCTACTGGACATTCTAATATGATTCTACTGGACATTCAATTAATATAAAAAACCATAATATAACAATAAGAAGATGATAAAATATTGGAAAGAAATTAAGTTTAAAAAAGAAAAAAAGTTTTTAAATTAAAGATATTTGAAAAATATTTTGAAATAAATGGTTTGGGGTTTTAAACAAAATTAGATGTTATAGAGAATTACCCATACCACTACCCATAAAAAGAAGAATGGTACAATCCCGCTCCATAACCAGCCTTTAAATCCTCCCACTTCTTCCTTGCCAAAGATCCGTTCGGATATTTGACCACCTATATAAAGGATGATCAATCCTGCCAGGACTGCGAGAGCTTCATTTTTACCCAGACCTGGAATACCGCCTGTTGAAAGTAAAGCTGATATGTAACCGGCAACAATGGCTAGTGCAGCGTGTATACTTGTAACTTTAACTTCTATTTCCATAGTTTTCCTCCATTTTACATATTTAGTTATTAATCATATAATATAAGTAAGGTGTTTTCCATGAAAGCCATGTCCAATGTTGATCTTTACGCAATATCCCATGAACTCAATGAAACCCTCAAAGATGCCAGGGTGCAGAAAGCATACCAGCCCACCAAGGACACTGTAATCATACGCTTCCACGTTCCAGGAAAAGGAAGAGTTGATGTAGCGTTTCAAGCAGGTTTAAGGGTACACACCACCCAGTATCCACCAGAAAACCCTAAAGTTCCCCCTGCATTCCCAATGTTACTGCGTAAGCATTTAAAAAATGCCACAGTAACTATGGTGAGGCAACATAACTTTGACCGTATCCTAGAAATTGACATCCAGAAGGAACATCGCTTTACTCTGGTTGTTGAACTTTTCTCCCAAGGCAATATAATACTTTTGGATGAAGACAACCGGATAATTTTACCCCTGAAACACCGCCATGCCCAGGGTCGGAAGATAACCTCTAAGGAAGAATACCATTATCCTCCGGAACGAGGTATACACCCATTGAATGTTGAACTTGAAGAGTTGAAAACTTTATTTGAGAATTCTGA is drawn from Methanobacterium petrolearium and contains these coding sequences:
- a CDS encoding DUF5379 family protein — encoded protein: MEIEVKVTSIHAALAIVAGYISALLSTGGIPGLGKNEALAVLAGLIILYIGGQISERIFGKEEVGGFKGWLWSGIVPFFFLWVVVWVILYNI